Below is a genomic region from Ruania alba.
CCCGCTCAGCCACGATCCGCACCTAGTTCCATGAGCAGGATCCGATCAGGGTGAGCCCCAGGGCACCCAGGATCGTCGTGACAGTGGCCGTCCGCCAGGTGCTCTCCCAGGTCCCGGACACGGTCCGGATCCGGAACGTGTATGTCGTCGCGAGCGAGACCAGCTCGCTGGTACTGACCTCGCGGGCCGAGGTGGTGCTCGGGTCGGAACCTGAGCGAACCACCGTCCCCGTCGCGGTCCGGATCAGTTCCCAACGGTAGGTGTAGGCGGCCCCTGGTGCTGGTGACGGCGCCAACCACCTCAGGGTCGCCGTCGGACTCAGCAGCGGGACCGAGCAGCCGTTCGCACGCGGCGCGTTGAGCGTCGACGCGGTGACGGCGGCCCGTGCGTGTTCACTGTCCGTCCAGGCCGCGGTGGTCGGCTGGGCGGTGCCAGTGGCGACGGTGGCCGCCACGAGGACCAGGCCGACCACCGCCGCGGCGAGGCGGGTACGGAGGGTGCGGAACGTCGTCATGAGGGCCCAGCCTGCCTGCGTGCGCCGGCACGGCTCGCCCTGCGCAGCGCTGTCCCCCCGAGCAGGAGCACACCGGTGAGCGCGAGTGCGAGCACCGGTGCCAGCACGCCGGTCGGGGGCAGGTCCAGGCCGGGGTCGCCGCGGGGTGCCCCGGGATCACCGGCCGACACGTCCTCCCCGTGCCCGTCCGCGGTGAAAGTCAGCACCGTGGTCGCGCCCTGATCGGGCGCCACCAGCTCGGTGGTGATGCGATACCAGACCTCCTCCGCCGCCGACTGGGTGCCCACCTCGACGGTGCCCGCACCGACCACGGTGGGGGCCAGCAACTGTTCGGTGCACCCCGCCCCCTCTCCGGTGCACGCGGCCACCTGCATCTGGAAGACACCGTCAGGTCCGGTGCCGTTCAGGGAGAGGTCGATCTCGCCGTCGGGACGGTTCGCGCTGACCTGCACGTCCCAGGTGACCGCCTCCCCCGGGTCCATCGCCCCCATGGCGGCGGGATCCTGCACCGAGACCAGCCGGAGCACCTGCCCGGTGACCACCTCGCGCACCGGCGCATCACTAGCCGTGGCCCAAATCTCGGACGCACCGGCGCTCAGCACACCAGCCCCGAGCACCGCAGCGATCATCCGAAAATTCATAGCGACGTCGCGAGGAACTGCCAGGTGATCGTGGTGCTCTGCCCCTGTACAGATGTCGCCGCCGAACTGAGCATGGAGATGCGCACGCAATAGGGCGCGGCATGGGCGCCGGCGGCCTCCAGCGGTCGGGAGTTGGCACCCACCGTCGCGGTGAGGGCGGAGTCGTTCGCAACGACCACCGGAGCCGAGGCGTTCGAGAACAGCGCGGCGTTGCACGATGCCCCGGACGGGATCACCCGCACGGCGTACCGCAACGCGTCCCGCAGCGCGGTCGAGCCGGCGATGGTCGGCGTCTGCATCCCCACCGTCCCACCGACCGAGCTGGCCGCCGTGGTCCGCACCGCGAACTGCATGTATCCGGCGTCTCCGGGCGAGAGCGCCGGCAGCGCCGGAGAGAACTCGAGGGTCGCTGCGGCATCGCTGGTGGCGTGCTCGGCGTAGCCGCCGCCGTTCACGCTCCCTTCGATCCCGAACGTGCTCGATCTGACGGTGCCGGTGGCGTACTCGCTGTCGTTCCAGGCAGCGACCGTGGCGGCCGCGCCGAGACCGAGCACCAGCCCCCCGGCGAGCAGGGCTCGCAGCCTCAGCCAGGTTCGGCGCCGGCCCGGCGATTCCTCATGCGCGGCGCTCGTGACCGCGCGACTCACTCGGAGGTTGCGGTGAACTGCCACACGGCTGTGGTCTGGCCGCCCTGCTCGAGGTCAGCGCCGGCCGTGACGATCGTGCACAGCTGGGTCGCCGCACCGGGCGAGGTGGTGGGGCTGCCGACCGGCAGGGCCACCGCGCCGCCGGCAACGGCGGTCTCGTCCGCGAGGGTGGCGCCCGAGCCGAGCTCCGTGCTGGCGGTGGCGGTCTCGTCGCACGCCGCATCCGGAGCGATCGCGTACACCGCGTAGCTCAGGTTGGCCGAGTTGTTGCCAGCGTCATCAGTGGAGTCGAGGGCCACCAGGTCGAGCTCGGCCGGACTGGTGGTGTCGGCCCCCAGGCGTACCCAGAACGGGGCGTACACGACGTCGTCCGGTGCCAGGTTGTCGACCGGCGTGGTGAAGGTGAGCGCGGCCGCCCCGTCGGCGGACTCGTGGTCGGAGTATCCGTCCACGGCGCTCGTGGACGATCCCTGCAGGTTGAAGGAGCCGGCCCCGAACAGGCCGGACGTGAACTCACTGTCGTTCCAGGCCGCAAGCGTGACAGCGGCTCCCACACCGAGGACGAGTCCTCCGGCGAGAAGGGCCCGGACCTTCCGGCTGCTCTGCGGGCGTGGCTGAGTACTGGTCATGCGAAACATCCCCTCGTGTGCGGTCCAGGCGCAGGACGCGACCGGTTCCGCGGTGCCGACACGCGCCCCATCGCCCGGCCGTAACCCCGTAGTGACAGGGTACGTCGCCGTTGCACGGGCGAACAAGGCTTCGCTTGCAACGTTTACATCACGTTTGCACCGGAACCCCTGGCGCGAGTCTCACGGATGCATGGCACGACCCCGGTGTAGCCTGCACGGCACCGAGCACAGCCCTGCCCGGGCGCACCGGACCAGCAGAAAGCGAACCCATGTCGGCTCCATCCGGCCACAGTCCCACGTCCGACCAACCCCGGCTGCTGCTGCACGGCGGCCGCTGGGCCGCGCTTATCCCGGCCGTCGTCCTGATCGCGGTGATGTGCGTCCTGTCCATCGCCGAGCGCGCCGCGATCTCCGCCTTCTGGGTGGGCGGTCTCGTCGCCCTCGTCGTGGGGATGGCGCTCGCGGTGAACCGCACGGCCTACGCCCAGACCGTGGTGCGGGGCCTCACCGACCGCAC
It encodes:
- a CDS encoding SipW-dependent-type signal peptide-containing protein; translated protein: MSRAVTSAAHEESPGRRRTWLRLRALLAGGLVLGLGAAATVAAWNDSEYATGTVRSSTFGIEGSVNGGGYAEHATSDAAATLEFSPALPALSPGDAGYMQFAVRTTAASSVGGTVGMQTPTIAGSTALRDALRYAVRVIPSGASCNAALFSNASAPVVVANDSALTATVGANSRPLEAAGAHAAPYCVRISMLSSAATSVQGQSTTITWQFLATSL
- a CDS encoding SipW-dependent-type signal peptide-containing protein; the protein is MTSTQPRPQSSRKVRALLAGGLVLGVGAAVTLAAWNDSEFTSGLFGAGSFNLQGSSTSAVDGYSDHESADGAAALTFTTPVDNLAPDDVVYAPFWVRLGADTTSPAELDLVALDSTDDAGNNSANLSYAVYAIAPDAACDETATASTELGSGATLADETAVAGGAVALPVGSPTTSPGAATQLCTIVTAGADLEQGGQTTAVWQFTATSE